The Agarilytica rhodophyticola genome has a window encoding:
- the ftsL gene encoding cell division protein FtsL codes for MQINKHKYSGKLALPILAIMLWLFSVGSAMGVVYSTYESRKATQKLEELRREASGLRVMSGKFLLEKSSWAAYSRVEKIAFDELNMFVPENEKTILVYKK; via the coding sequence ATGCAAATAAATAAACATAAATATTCAGGTAAGTTAGCACTTCCAATCTTGGCGATTATGCTGTGGTTATTCAGCGTGGGTTCAGCCATGGGAGTTGTATATTCAACTTACGAATCTCGTAAAGCTACTCAAAAGTTAGAAGAGTTAAGGCGAGAGGCAAGTGGTTTAAGAGTGATGTCAGGTAAATTCTTATTGGAAAAAAGTTCGTGGGCAGCGTATTCACGCGTTGAAAAAATAGCTTTCGATGAACTCAATATGTTTGTACCTGAAAATGAAAAAACAATCTTGGTATATAAAAAGTGA
- the mraZ gene encoding division/cell wall cluster transcriptional repressor MraZ, translating into MYQGSHSINMDAKGRIGVPAKYRDLLSSTCGGRIVMTAHTQDKCVLVYPETEWQNILPKIEALPTFNKAALRAQRLLIGYACTLELDGNGRVLVPPTLRDFAKLEKKLMLVGLGKKFELWSEESWLSCVAEGDDEDELPEEMMSLSL; encoded by the coding sequence GTGTATCAGGGCAGCCATTCTATAAATATGGACGCCAAGGGGCGAATAGGGGTGCCGGCAAAGTATCGGGATCTTCTATCGTCAACATGTGGTGGTCGTATTGTAATGACAGCTCATACCCAGGATAAGTGTGTCTTGGTATATCCAGAAACCGAATGGCAGAATATCCTTCCTAAGATAGAAGCCCTCCCTACCTTTAATAAAGCGGCCTTACGTGCGCAGCGCCTGTTAATTGGCTATGCCTGTACTTTGGAGCTTGATGGAAATGGTCGTGTATTAGTACCGCCTACATTACGAGATTTCGCTAAATTAGAGAAAAAATTGATGCTCGTTGGGCTCGGAAAAAAATTCGAGCTTTGGAGCGAAGAATCCTGGTTGTCATGTGTTGCCGAGGGTGACGATGAAGATGAACTGCCAGAAGAAATGATGTCCCTCTCTTTATAA
- a CDS encoding DsrE family protein, which yields MSSALRKNIVAISGAITLMATCSVVCNSEPADQKMVNAAVQPRKVVPAEDVVAKNMSIKAHEMEKMEVQPMPAKAMPSKVMPYDGVFSPNPDMSPVENPNGYLARIMLDSPEEVEKALLRAEELYKKGAVSGADNPLAFVLHGPEVQIFFKDNYEQYKSIVDLAARLSAFKVVDVKVCSNRLDRLGETEAVLPAFVETVPFGPQEVERLIVKEKYVYF from the coding sequence TTGTCGAGTGCATTGCGAAAAAATATTGTAGCTATATCTGGTGCTATTACTTTAATGGCCACATGCTCTGTGGTTTGTAATAGTGAGCCTGCTGACCAGAAGATGGTCAATGCTGCTGTGCAGCCTCGAAAAGTTGTGCCTGCTGAAGATGTAGTAGCAAAAAATATGTCAATTAAGGCACACGAAATGGAAAAGATGGAGGTACAGCCTATGCCCGCTAAGGCTATGCCTTCCAAAGTTATGCCTTATGACGGTGTGTTTAGCCCCAACCCCGATATGTCTCCGGTAGAAAACCCCAATGGCTATTTGGCAAGAATCATGCTCGATTCACCGGAAGAAGTAGAAAAGGCCTTACTTAGAGCTGAAGAGTTGTATAAAAAAGGCGCAGTCTCTGGTGCAGATAATCCACTTGCATTCGTGCTTCACGGCCCTGAAGTGCAAATTTTCTTCAAAGATAACTACGAGCAATACAAGTCTATTGTTGATTTGGCGGCGCGACTATCCGCATTTAAAGTGGTTGATGTCAAAGTATGCAGTAACCGCCTCGACCGGCTTGGCGAAACAGAAGCAGTTTTGCCAGCTTTTGTCGAGACTGTCCCCTTCGGCCCACAAGAGGTCGAACGTCTCATTGTTAAAGAAAAATACGTTTATTTTTAA
- a CDS encoding DUF6776 family protein, producing the protein MAIVKGTKQHPVRIVEHRPAKRAIIWLVLLGLAAAASASSYFYGHWEGMAQQKSALAKASRLEVELKDAHLLVKDLEQRVANVNLGAEVDRKASEEVRQEVIALKEQISQLQEENSFYRGLMAPTKDKKGLTFGAVELSSVEKPRTYHYKVVVQQLASNHRLLKGTLQYKVVGRSLGSDVSYRLDQLSDQIKTESIRLRFKYFQTIEGELQLPEDFEPKGIELVAQTTGKNSVTVEKRFGWLVEETL; encoded by the coding sequence ATGGCAATTGTAAAAGGCACTAAACAACATCCGGTGCGGATTGTAGAGCACCGTCCTGCTAAGCGCGCCATAATATGGCTGGTTCTGCTGGGGTTAGCAGCAGCGGCTTCTGCCTCTAGCTACTTTTATGGCCACTGGGAAGGCATGGCTCAGCAAAAGTCTGCGCTGGCAAAAGCGTCGCGCTTAGAAGTAGAGCTTAAGGATGCGCATCTGCTTGTGAAGGATCTTGAGCAAAGAGTCGCCAATGTTAACCTTGGCGCAGAGGTGGATCGAAAAGCAAGTGAAGAAGTCCGGCAAGAAGTGATTGCCTTGAAAGAGCAGATATCTCAGTTGCAAGAAGAGAATAGCTTTTATCGTGGCTTGATGGCTCCGACGAAAGATAAGAAAGGTTTGACCTTCGGTGCTGTGGAGCTAAGCAGTGTTGAAAAGCCGCGAACCTATCATTATAAAGTGGTGGTGCAGCAGTTAGCGTCGAATCATCGTCTACTTAAGGGTACACTACAATATAAAGTGGTAGGGCGTTCACTTGGAAGCGATGTTTCCTATCGTCTTGATCAGCTGTCTGATCAAATAAAAACAGAATCTATTAGACTCAGATTTAAATACTTTCAAACCATTGAGGGCGAATTACAGTTACCTGAGGATTTTGAACCCAAGGGTATTGAGCTTGTGGCTCAAACCACTGGTAAAAACTCCGTTACTGTAGAAAAACGCTTTGGGTGGCTCGTTGAGGAGACTCTATAA
- the rsmH gene encoding 16S rRNA (cytosine(1402)-N(4))-methyltransferase RsmH, whose translation MTNGTHYSVLLKESVDALVKNKDGAYIDGTFGRGGHSRAILASLGSQGRLIGFDKDPEAVAVGHELAKNDQRFSIVHSSFTQLKEALSKCHVSQPLDGIVLDLGVSSPQLDNPERGFSFLNDGPLDMRMDNTKGQTAAQWLAVAEEKDIAFVLKEYGEERFGKRMARAIVEMRQQTEINSTLQLAKIIADANPKWEKGKNPATRAFQAIRIFINRELEDLENTLSDALDVLASGGRLVVISFHSLEDRMVKRFFKEKSRGKEVPISVPITDNMLNKELKIIQKPLKAGDEELQENIRSRSAIMRVAEKL comes from the coding sequence ATGACAAATGGAACACATTATTCGGTTCTTTTAAAAGAATCGGTAGACGCATTAGTAAAAAATAAAGATGGCGCGTATATCGACGGAACCTTTGGTCGAGGTGGTCATAGCAGAGCAATTTTGGCATCTCTTGGCTCGCAGGGAAGGCTGATTGGTTTTGATAAAGATCCTGAAGCGGTAGCTGTTGGGCATGAGTTAGCAAAGAATGACCAAAGATTTTCCATTGTGCACAGCTCCTTTACACAATTGAAAGAAGCGTTATCGAAATGTCATGTAAGTCAGCCGTTGGATGGCATCGTATTAGATTTGGGGGTGTCGTCTCCCCAGCTAGACAATCCCGAAAGGGGGTTTAGTTTTCTAAATGACGGCCCACTTGATATGCGTATGGACAATACCAAGGGGCAAACGGCTGCGCAGTGGTTAGCTGTCGCAGAAGAAAAAGACATTGCTTTTGTGCTTAAAGAATATGGCGAGGAGCGTTTCGGTAAGCGTATGGCCAGAGCCATAGTCGAAATGCGACAGCAGACAGAAATTAACAGCACTTTGCAGTTGGCGAAAATTATTGCAGACGCCAACCCCAAATGGGAAAAGGGGAAAAATCCTGCAACAAGAGCTTTTCAGGCGATTCGTATATTTATTAATCGCGAATTGGAAGATTTAGAAAATACGCTGAGTGACGCTTTAGATGTGTTAGCCAGCGGCGGTCGCTTGGTAGTGATTAGTTTTCACTCGCTTGAAGACAGAATGGTAAAGCGTTTTTTTAAGGAAAAGTCACGTGGCAAAGAAGTGCCAATTAGTGTGCCTATTACGGACAATATGCTGAATAAAGAATTAAAAATTATTCAAAAACCATTGAAAGCAGGAGATGAGGAACTACAAGAAAATATTCGTTCGCGCAGCGCCATCATGAGAGTAGCTGAAAAGCTTTGA
- the erpA gene encoding iron-sulfur cluster insertion protein ErpA: MSSPQTFVPEPIRITDNALSKVKSLIDEEGNEDLKFRVFVTGGGCSGFQYGFAFDEAFADDDAQIERDGITVIIDAMSYPYLVGAELDYEEGLQGARFKVENPNASSTCGCGSSFSI; encoded by the coding sequence ATGAGTTCGCCGCAAACATTTGTTCCAGAACCGATCCGTATTACAGATAATGCTTTGTCAAAAGTGAAATCTCTTATCGATGAAGAAGGTAATGAAGACCTTAAATTTCGAGTATTTGTGACTGGAGGGGGATGCTCCGGCTTTCAATATGGATTTGCATTTGATGAAGCCTTCGCTGATGATGATGCTCAGATTGAGCGTGACGGTATCACAGTAATCATTGATGCAATGAGTTACCCTTATCTTGTTGGTGCCGAATTGGACTATGAAGAAGGTCTACAAGGGGCCAGATTTAAAGTTGAGAACCCTAATGCAAGTTCTACTTGTGGTTGTGGTTCATCCTTTTCGATTTGA
- a CDS encoding bactofilin family protein, giving the protein MFGSKKNNQFPSGGHTLFDRAVEIRGDVIFGGTLDVEGKVIGDIVAVEGADAVIRVRDKGAVEGEIKAPQVVINGRVTGDVYATKHLELAANAVVHGNVHYSVIEMVKGAEVNGNLIHISENTQKKSKVEALNADIKVSNRASEGSK; this is encoded by the coding sequence ATGTTCGGTAGTAAAAAAAATAATCAATTTCCAAGTGGTGGTCACACATTATTCGATCGAGCGGTGGAAATTCGTGGTGATGTTATTTTTGGTGGAACCTTGGATGTTGAAGGTAAAGTTATTGGCGATATTGTTGCAGTAGAGGGCGCAGATGCTGTTATCCGAGTGCGTGATAAAGGTGCCGTTGAGGGGGAAATCAAGGCACCTCAGGTTGTGATCAATGGCCGCGTCACTGGCGACGTCTACGCCACCAAACATCTTGAATTGGCCGCTAATGCGGTTGTACATGGTAATGTCCATTACAGTGTCATCGAAATGGTCAAAGGTGCAGAAGTTAACGGTAACTTGATCCATATCTCAGAAAATACTCAGAAAAAGTCCAAAGTAGAAGCGCTAAATGCCGACATTAAAGTCTCTAATCGTGCAAGTGAGGGAAGCAAGTAG